The genomic window CTTGACCTCCACGTTCTCGCCCTCCCGAACGTGGTCGTGGATGTTCCGCACAAAGGAATGCGCGATCTGCGAGATGTGGACGAGGCCGGTCTCACCGTTCTCGAACTGGATAAACGCACCGAAGTCGGTGACGCGCGTGACACGGCCCTCGACGACCGCGCCGGGGTCAAGCTGCACCAAGGGTGCCCTCCTGAATCAGCATGAGGCAGAGTCTACACCATGCCCCGGTGACCTGCACCCCGGCGGATGAGGAAGCTTAAGAAGGAGGTCGCCCCCTCCCCGCGCCGGTCCACTCCATCCGCGCCAACACGCCCACCCGTTACAGTGAAGATCATGAAGCTTCGCGGCACGCTCGGCGGCCTCAACCTCCTCCTCGAACCGGGCGACACGGCGGCGGGTGTCACGGGCGCGCTCGCCGCCCGCGCCGACCTGCTGGGGTCGCACGTGACGCTGGAGATCGGGGGCGACACCGACCCCGCCGCGCTGGAGGCCGCGCTGAGGGCCATCCGGGGCGCGGGGGGCACGCCGGGCCGCGTGCGGGCACCGCGCGTGACCGTGCCGGGGGCGGGCGACGACGGCAGCGCCCGGACCGTCATCCTGCCCCACGGCCTGCGCGCGGGCTTCCGGGGCGAGTACCGGGGCAGCGTGGTCATCCTCGGCGACGTGAACCCCGGCGCGGAGGTCGTGGCGGGGGGCGACGTGATCGTCATGGGTGCCCTGCGCGGCGTCGTCCACGCGGGCTACGGCGGGCACGCGGACGCCATCGTGTGGGCGCGCCCCATCGCCAGCGCCCAGATTCGCATCGGCGACGCCGTGGCCCGCGCCCCGGAGGGCAGCAGCCTGAGCAACATGCGAAAGCTCGACGGCCACGAGGTCGCCGAGCAGGCCCGCTTGCAGGACGGGGTGATCGTGATCGACGCGCAGCGGTGAGTGGTTCGTGGTCAGTGGGCAGTGGGAAGGCTGGCTGGAGCGGGAGCTTTGGCGGGATTTCCACTCCCCCCTTCCCCCTTCCCACTCCCCCCTTTGTGACCCGTTCCCCTGCCCCTCCCCACATTTGGCGTATACTGCTGGGGTAATTCCTCGAACGAGGGGTGGGTGCTGTAGCCCACCTTTTTTCGTGGAGGGGGGTGGTGGAGGGCCGCGCTCACCGTGGCCGACAATATGAATAACAACGCAACCGACAACTTAGGTGGCACCTCAAGTAGCCTGCACGGCCTCGCGGACGGGGTGCTGCGGCCCCTGGGCTTCGAGGTGCTCGACGTGCAGGTGCAGAATCCGGGGCGGCGGCCCATCGTGGTGATCCGCATGGACCGCCTCGACGAGCAGCCCGTCACGGTAGAGGACCTCGAGGCGGCCAGCCGCGCGGTCGGGGCCGAGTTCGACCGCCTGGACCCCATCTCGGGCGAGTACCGCCTGGAGCTGGAGTCGCCGGGGGCCAAGCGGCCCCTGACGCGGGCGCGGCACTTCGAGCGCATGGTCGGGTTGAAGGCCCGCGTGCGCGGCGACGGCCACGCCTTCACCGCCCCCATCAAGGCCGTGCAGGGCGAGCAGGTCACGTTCAGCGCGGAGGGCGGGGACGTGACCCTGACGGTGGGGACCTTCCAGGGCCACCTCGCCGAGTTCCCCGATCGCCACCGTTAGGAAGGCCCGGTGCAGAAAGCGGATGGCTGAGAGCTGACGGCTGACGGCTGACCGCTCAAAGCTGACCGCCCCCGACAACTCCCCCCAGGAAGGAAGAGTGGTATGACCCAGGGTGAATTCAATTTCGCGGACGCGCTGCGTGAAGTGGCGCAGGCCCGCAACATCAACGAGATGCAGCTCATCGAGGCGTTCGAGCAGTCGCTCGCGCAGGCGTACACGCGCAACGTGGAGCCGGATCGCCGGGTGGAGGTCCACCTCGATCCCGTGAGCGGCGAACTCGAAGTTCTGATCGTGCGCGAGGTCGTGGAGAAGGTGGAGGACGAGAACCTCCAGATCAGCCTCGCCGACGCGCTGGAACTCGACCCCGGTGTGGAACTGGGCATGGAGATGGAGTTCCCGGTGGACCGCGAGAAGTTCTCCCGCATCGCCCTCCAGGCCGCCAAGCAGACGCTGACCCAGAAGATGCGCGAGACCGAGCGCAACGTGGTCTTCAACGAGTACAAGGACCGCGAGGGGCAGGTTCTCACGGCGCAGGTCGTTCGCTCCGACAACAAGGGCAACTGGTTCGTGGAACTCGGCGCGGGTGAGGCCATCCTGCCGCCGCGCGAGCAGATTCCCGGCGAGAAGCTGGTGCCCGGCAACCGGGTCAAGATTTACCTCAAGGAGGTTCGCAAGACGCCGAAGGGGCCGACCATCCTCGCGTCGCGGGCCGACGAGCGGCTGCTCGACTACCTGCTGCGGCAGGAGATTCCCGAGGTCGCCAACGGCATCGTGGAGGTCAAGGCCATCGCGCGCGAGGCGGGGCAGCGGTCGAAGGTGGCGGTCTACTCGCACAACTCGAACGTGGACCCCATCGGCGCGTGCATCGGGCACCGGGGCAACCGCATCCAGGCGGTGACGGGTGAGCTGGGCCGCGAGCGCGTGGACGTGATCCTGTGGGACGGCAACACCCGCGATTTCATCCGCAACGCGCTGTCGCCCGCGAAGGTGGGTCTCATCGAGGTCCATCCCGACGGCCACGACGCGACGGTGACGGTCACGCCCGATCAGCTCTCGCTCGCCATCGGCAAGGGCGGGCAGAACGTGCGGCTGGCGGCCAAGCTAACGGGCTTCAAGATCGACCTGCGCGAGACGGCGGCGGTCAGCGACCTCGACGCCGCGATGCAGCAGGCCATGCAGGACGAGCGGACGGCCCCGACGACGGGCGGCGCGCAGTCGGCCTTCGACGCGCTGTTCCGGGACAGCAAGTCGGTCGCCACTGCCCGCCCGGACGACACCCAGGAGTAAGGTCCCACCATGAGCGCCGCGCCAGCACCCGCCCCCAGAGTAC from Deinococcus sp. YIM 134068 includes these protein-coding regions:
- a CDS encoding septum site-determining protein MinC, with the protein product MKLRGTLGGLNLLLEPGDTAAGVTGALAARADLLGSHVTLEIGGDTDPAALEAALRAIRGAGGTPGRVRAPRVTVPGAGDDGSARTVILPHGLRAGFRGEYRGSVVILGDVNPGAEVVAGGDVIVMGALRGVVHAGYGGHADAIVWARPIASAQIRIGDAVARAPEGSSLSNMRKLDGHEVAEQARLQDGVIVIDAQR
- the rimP gene encoding ribosome maturation factor RimP codes for the protein MNNNATDNLGGTSSSLHGLADGVLRPLGFEVLDVQVQNPGRRPIVVIRMDRLDEQPVTVEDLEAASRAVGAEFDRLDPISGEYRLELESPGAKRPLTRARHFERMVGLKARVRGDGHAFTAPIKAVQGEQVTFSAEGGDVTLTVGTFQGHLAEFPDRHR
- the nusA gene encoding transcription termination factor NusA, encoding MTQGEFNFADALREVAQARNINEMQLIEAFEQSLAQAYTRNVEPDRRVEVHLDPVSGELEVLIVREVVEKVEDENLQISLADALELDPGVELGMEMEFPVDREKFSRIALQAAKQTLTQKMRETERNVVFNEYKDREGQVLTAQVVRSDNKGNWFVELGAGEAILPPREQIPGEKLVPGNRVKIYLKEVRKTPKGPTILASRADERLLDYLLRQEIPEVANGIVEVKAIAREAGQRSKVAVYSHNSNVDPIGACIGHRGNRIQAVTGELGRERVDVILWDGNTRDFIRNALSPAKVGLIEVHPDGHDATVTVTPDQLSLAIGKGGQNVRLAAKLTGFKIDLRETAAVSDLDAAMQQAMQDERTAPTTGGAQSAFDALFRDSKSVATARPDDTQE